In Actinoplanes sp. NBC_00393, a single genomic region encodes these proteins:
- a CDS encoding molybdopterin oxidoreductase family protein: MRTAYRTCPLCEAACGLELTIAEGEVVAARGDREHVFSHGFVCPKGATFGQLSGDPDRLRKPLVRRDGRHVEVEWDEAFAAIEAGLKPIIEQYGRDAVGVYVGNPNAHTMSGGLYLTPLLKAIGSRNIFSASTVDQMPKHVSCGYLYGHPLSIPVPDVDRTDLLLMLGANPWESNGSLATAADFPGRLKAIQARGGRFIVVDPRRTRTAEHADEHLFIRPGTDAFLLFGIVHTLFAEDLTDLGRLAEHVTGVEEVRELATAFPAERVATVCDVPAERIRGLARELAAAPTAAVYGRIGTCTVEFGTLTSWLVDVVNVLTGNLDRPGGVMFPLAPHLRPNSRPGGRGFATGRWRSRVRGLPEIKGELPVAALAEEIETPGDGQIRAFVTVAGNPVLSTPNSARLDRALGGLDFMVSVDPYLNETTRHADVVLPPADSTRKGHYDFAFLALSVRNFAAYSPPVLPADPAGMDECDILARLILLASGRGASADPAQLHEMLLAGALEKAGAAGKRDQVSGDGPAERLLDVALRAGAYGDGFGARPDGLSLDRLLASPHGVDLGPLQPRIPEVLKTPSGTVELFVPAIGDDVARLHAALDRQRDDLVLIGRRHLRSNNSWGHNVPALVKGRDRCTLQVHPLDAARLVLSDGDEAQVTSRAGGLSARVEVTDRVMPGVVSLPHGWGHDLPGTRLAVAAAHPGVNSNLLTDELVIDPLSGNSVLNGIPVEVKPAG; the protein is encoded by the coding sequence ATGCGCACCGCGTATCGGACCTGCCCGCTGTGCGAGGCCGCGTGCGGCCTGGAGCTCACCATCGCCGAAGGCGAGGTGGTCGCCGCGCGCGGCGACCGGGAGCATGTGTTCAGCCACGGCTTCGTGTGCCCGAAGGGCGCGACGTTCGGCCAGCTCTCCGGCGACCCGGACAGGCTGCGCAAACCCCTGGTGCGCCGCGACGGCCGGCATGTCGAGGTGGAGTGGGACGAGGCGTTCGCGGCGATCGAGGCCGGACTGAAACCGATCATCGAGCAGTACGGGCGGGACGCGGTCGGCGTCTACGTCGGCAATCCGAACGCCCACACCATGTCCGGCGGTCTCTACCTGACGCCGCTGCTCAAGGCGATCGGTAGCCGCAACATCTTCTCGGCCAGCACGGTCGACCAGATGCCCAAGCACGTGTCGTGCGGCTATCTGTACGGGCATCCGCTGTCCATCCCGGTGCCCGATGTGGATCGCACCGACCTGCTGCTGATGCTCGGTGCCAACCCCTGGGAGTCGAACGGCAGCCTGGCGACCGCGGCGGACTTCCCGGGCCGGCTCAAGGCGATCCAGGCGCGCGGCGGCCGGTTCATCGTGGTCGACCCGCGGCGGACCCGGACGGCCGAGCACGCCGACGAGCACCTGTTCATCCGGCCCGGCACGGACGCGTTCCTGCTGTTCGGGATCGTGCACACGCTGTTCGCCGAGGACCTGACCGACCTAGGCCGGCTCGCTGAGCACGTGACCGGGGTCGAGGAGGTGCGGGAGCTGGCGACGGCGTTCCCGGCGGAGCGGGTCGCGACGGTCTGCGACGTGCCGGCCGAGCGGATCCGCGGCCTGGCCCGCGAGCTGGCGGCCGCGCCGACCGCAGCGGTGTACGGGCGGATCGGCACCTGCACGGTCGAGTTCGGGACGCTGACCAGCTGGCTCGTCGACGTGGTGAACGTGCTCACCGGCAACCTGGACCGGCCCGGCGGGGTGATGTTCCCGCTGGCCCCGCACCTGCGGCCGAACAGCCGGCCGGGTGGTAGGGGGTTCGCGACCGGGCGGTGGCGCAGCCGGGTTCGCGGGCTGCCCGAGATCAAGGGTGAGCTGCCGGTGGCGGCGCTGGCCGAGGAGATCGAGACGCCGGGGGACGGGCAGATCCGGGCGTTCGTGACGGTGGCCGGCAACCCGGTGCTGTCCACGCCGAACAGCGCTCGGCTGGACCGGGCGCTCGGCGGGCTCGACTTCATGGTCAGCGTGGATCCGTACCTGAACGAGACCACCCGGCACGCCGACGTGGTGCTGCCGCCGGCCGACAGCACGCGCAAGGGGCACTACGACTTCGCGTTCCTGGCCCTGTCGGTGCGCAACTTCGCGGCGTACTCACCGCCGGTCCTCCCGGCCGACCCGGCCGGCATGGACGAGTGCGACATCCTGGCCCGGCTCATCCTGCTGGCCAGCGGCCGGGGTGCGAGTGCCGATCCGGCGCAGCTGCACGAGATGCTGCTCGCCGGGGCGCTCGAGAAGGCCGGCGCCGCCGGCAAACGCGATCAGGTCAGTGGGGACGGGCCGGCCGAGCGGCTCCTGGATGTGGCGTTGCGTGCCGGGGCGTACGGGGACGGCTTCGGCGCCCGGCCGGACGGGCTCTCCCTGGACCGGTTGCTGGCCAGCCCGCACGGCGTCGACCTGGGCCCGCTGCAGCCGCGCATCCCCGAGGTGCTGAAGACGCCCAGCGGCACGGTCGAACTCTTCGTGCCGGCGATCGGCGACGACGTCGCCCGGCTGCACGCCGCGCTGGACCGGCAGCGCGACGACCTGGTCCTGATCGGTCGCCGCCACCTGCGTTCCAACAACAGCTGGGGGCACAACGTGCCGGCCCTGGTGAAGGGCCGGGACCGGTGCACGCTGCAGGTGCACCCGCTGGACGCGGCCCGGCTGGTCCTGTCCGACGGCGACGAGGCGCAGGTGACCTCGCGGGCCGGCGGGCTGTCGGCGCGGGTCGAGGTCACCGACCGGGTGATGCCCGGCGTGGTGAGCCTGCCGCACGGGTGGGGCCACGACCTGCCGGGAACCCGGCTCGCGGTCGCGGCTGCCCACCCGGGCGTGAACTCGAACCTGCTCACCGACGAACTGGTGATCGACCCGCTCTCCGGCAACAGCGTCCTCAACGGCATCCCGGTCGAGGTGAAACCGGCCGGTTAG
- a CDS encoding M36 family metallopeptidase has translation MRTPSRALAGTTATVVAAVLVLAAGSGGNAAPSGPSRAAESVKVHGEEHHDKIKDNRRGRVAPTSQQKAQAAEVGADARWNALGTPAALTASEEPLATGLPADPVAAAKAYVAANLDVLGLTAEGAAALEVLTSAPLGEGAAVILRQKFGDLPAGVDGLLSVGVRGGQVWYVSSSLSRDAGAPEPATITAADAERIARTDAGIPDGTILNTKLVAVPTADQGARAAYQVTLGDGLTSAEPVAFTTHVDARDGSVLVRQSIVDSHSDSPEWDVFPNSPRTDYSSADTRKTWCWAPQRGCDEVVGNPASPLPWDVDPATEASTHTTSGNNAFAVHNWNSNDPFTVGTELATPRPNRDYQYPWTNQWYREQCAPTAFDTPQRNDIDAARANLFAQHNRMHDWSYHLGFTEATWNMQDENLRPGGLGNDPEQGNAQAGGISGGPPNFEARNNANQITPEDGVAPITNMYLWQPIAGVFYPPCVDGDYDMSVIAHEYTHAITNRMIAGPDAGLSSPQGMSESWSDLLSVEYLAEHGYAPRGSRGFTIGEYVTGDSNAGIRNYNMTRSPLNYSSVDYDFVGLQVHASGEVWSAANYDVRAAFLKRYGDGNAALQKACANGKVAVTKCPGNRRWIQLVLDSFLLLANSANSQVDARDALLGADRVRFGGKNQDLIWNAFAKRGLGETALSNGAADPDPRPGFTSPYAKEATVTFRPVDENGRVVAGAKLFVGDYQARAVPVADTDPATPLTDKVSLVAGTYGFIAQAPGHGHARVDDTSFRSGQSRTLTVKLPRNLASATSGATVSGDGINLARIADDDEATNWASLGAAVAGRQVTVDLAGEAQRVRRVQVSALLRPPVVGDVDAGAQNRFSALRQFKVLACTASATVACTAATDFRTVYTSKRDAFPAVAPRPRAPHLILKSFDIPSTTATHLRIEVVTNQCTGSPEFAGEQDADPRANTDCTTASPQAQNVRIAEFQAYTK, from the coding sequence GTGCGCACACCATCCCGTGCGTTGGCGGGCACCACCGCAACAGTCGTCGCAGCAGTGCTCGTGCTTGCCGCAGGATCCGGCGGGAACGCGGCGCCATCGGGCCCATCCCGGGCCGCGGAGAGCGTCAAGGTGCACGGCGAAGAGCACCACGACAAGATCAAGGACAATCGCCGCGGCCGGGTCGCCCCGACGTCGCAGCAGAAGGCGCAGGCCGCCGAGGTGGGCGCCGACGCCCGGTGGAACGCGCTGGGCACGCCGGCGGCGCTGACCGCTTCCGAGGAACCGCTGGCCACGGGACTGCCCGCGGACCCGGTGGCGGCCGCTAAGGCGTACGTCGCGGCGAACCTGGACGTGCTCGGCCTCACCGCGGAGGGCGCGGCGGCACTCGAGGTGCTGACCAGCGCGCCGCTCGGCGAGGGCGCCGCGGTCATCCTGCGGCAGAAGTTCGGTGATCTTCCCGCGGGCGTCGACGGCCTGCTCTCGGTGGGTGTCCGCGGCGGCCAGGTGTGGTACGTGAGCTCCTCGCTCTCCCGCGACGCCGGCGCACCGGAACCCGCCACCATCACCGCCGCCGACGCCGAGCGCATCGCCCGGACCGACGCCGGCATCCCGGACGGGACGATCCTCAACACCAAACTCGTCGCGGTGCCGACCGCGGACCAGGGGGCCCGCGCGGCCTACCAGGTCACCCTCGGCGACGGGCTGACCAGCGCGGAGCCGGTCGCCTTCACCACTCACGTGGACGCCCGTGACGGCTCGGTCCTGGTCCGCCAGAGCATCGTCGACTCGCACAGCGACAGCCCGGAGTGGGACGTCTTCCCGAACTCGCCGCGGACCGACTACTCGTCGGCCGACACCCGTAAGACCTGGTGCTGGGCGCCGCAGCGCGGCTGTGACGAGGTGGTCGGCAACCCGGCCTCGCCGCTGCCCTGGGACGTCGACCCGGCGACCGAGGCGTCGACCCACACGACGAGCGGCAACAACGCGTTCGCGGTGCACAACTGGAACTCCAACGACCCGTTCACGGTCGGCACCGAGCTGGCCACGCCTCGCCCGAACCGCGACTACCAGTACCCGTGGACCAACCAGTGGTACCGGGAGCAGTGCGCGCCGACCGCGTTCGACACGCCGCAGCGCAACGACATCGACGCGGCCCGGGCCAACCTGTTCGCGCAGCACAACCGGATGCACGACTGGTCGTACCACCTGGGCTTCACCGAAGCGACCTGGAACATGCAGGACGAGAACCTGCGGCCGGGTGGGCTGGGCAACGATCCGGAGCAGGGCAACGCGCAGGCCGGCGGCATCAGCGGCGGCCCGCCGAACTTCGAGGCCCGCAACAACGCCAACCAGATCACCCCGGAGGACGGGGTGGCGCCGATCACCAACATGTACCTGTGGCAGCCCATCGCCGGCGTCTTCTACCCGCCGTGCGTCGACGGCGACTACGACATGTCGGTGATCGCCCACGAGTACACCCACGCCATCACCAACCGGATGATCGCCGGGCCGGACGCCGGTCTCAGCTCGCCGCAGGGCATGAGCGAGAGCTGGTCGGACCTGCTGTCGGTGGAGTACCTGGCCGAGCACGGCTACGCGCCGCGCGGCAGCCGGGGCTTCACGATCGGCGAGTACGTGACCGGCGACTCGAACGCCGGCATCCGCAACTACAACATGACGAGGAGCCCGCTCAACTACAGCTCGGTCGACTACGACTTCGTCGGGCTGCAGGTGCACGCCTCCGGTGAGGTGTGGAGCGCGGCCAACTACGACGTCCGCGCCGCGTTCCTCAAGCGGTACGGCGACGGCAACGCCGCACTGCAGAAGGCCTGCGCCAACGGCAAGGTGGCGGTGACCAAGTGCCCGGGCAACCGGCGCTGGATCCAGCTCGTCCTCGACTCGTTCCTGCTGCTGGCCAACAGCGCCAACAGCCAGGTCGACGCGCGGGACGCGCTGCTCGGCGCGGACCGGGTCCGCTTCGGCGGCAAGAACCAGGACCTGATCTGGAACGCGTTCGCCAAGCGCGGCCTCGGTGAGACGGCGCTCAGCAACGGCGCCGCTGACCCCGATCCGCGGCCGGGCTTCACCTCGCCGTACGCGAAGGAGGCGACGGTCACCTTCCGCCCGGTGGACGAGAACGGCAGGGTCGTGGCCGGTGCCAAGCTGTTCGTCGGTGATTACCAGGCCCGGGCGGTCCCGGTCGCCGACACCGACCCGGCGACGCCGCTCACCGACAAGGTCAGCCTGGTGGCCGGCACGTACGGGTTCATCGCCCAGGCGCCCGGACACGGGCACGCCCGGGTGGACGACACGTCGTTCCGGTCCGGCCAGTCGCGGACGCTGACCGTGAAGCTGCCGCGCAACCTCGCTTCGGCCACGTCCGGCGCGACGGTCAGCGGCGACGGCATCAACCTGGCCCGGATCGCGGACGACGACGAGGCGACCAACTGGGCGTCGCTCGGCGCCGCGGTGGCCGGCAGGCAGGTCACCGTCGACCTGGCCGGCGAGGCGCAGCGGGTCCGCCGGGTCCAGGTGAGCGCGCTGCTGCGCCCGCCGGTCGTCGGTGACGTGGACGCCGGGGCGCAGAACCGGTTCTCCGCTCTGCGGCAGTTCAAGGTGCTGGCCTGCACCGCCTCGGCGACCGTCGCCTGCACGGCGGCGACCGATTTCCGGACGGTCTACACCAGCAAGCGGGACGCCTTCCCGGCGGTCGCGCCGCGGCCGCGGGCCCCGCACCTCATCCTGAAGTCGTTCGACATCCCGTCGACGACGGCCACGCACCTGCGCATCGAGGTCGTGACCAACCAGTGCACCGGCTCGCCCGAGTTCGCCGGTGAGCAGGACGCCGACCCGCGGGCGAACACCGACTGCACCACGGCGAGCCCGCAGGCGCAGAACGTGCGGATCGCGGAGTTCCAGGCGTACACGAAGTAG
- a CDS encoding serine hydrolase domain-containing protein, with amino-acid sequence MPITRRGVLGAGAAAALTLTGCGDRARFVSPAAPSPSPSGSPPAAPEPFDPAPLRKVLTKYLKPTKANPRHPTYAGAVALVTVNGKVTAKVAVGHALRYGAGAVELPAARRVAMRADSIFDLASLTKIYTAILLLQQVAKGRIDLDAPVARYLPAFTGKGKSKVTVRMLLTHTSGLPVGAPGTLLTTPLVKGAVPGDAYRYSSAGLMVAAELVEKATGTGLAAALKAGITGPLGLRDTGFTPLKWLSRADRATRLVATDARTSRGLLRGIVHDDVAARAGGVIGSAGIFATAADVAAVTNALLDGDLLPADLTRQMLTNQNRGRPAYDPDRPGRPSDHGLGVTLRQRWFMGGLTTPATFGHTGFTGTSVLAHPGRRLVLVLLTNRAHPNWSWANPDPMRAEVADVLAGHL; translated from the coding sequence GTGCCGATCACTCGTCGCGGCGTGCTCGGCGCCGGCGCCGCCGCTGCCCTCACGCTCACCGGCTGTGGTGATCGCGCCCGGTTCGTCTCGCCGGCCGCGCCGTCACCTTCGCCGTCCGGTTCACCGCCGGCCGCACCCGAGCCGTTCGATCCGGCGCCGCTGCGCAAGGTGCTCACGAAATACCTGAAGCCGACGAAGGCCAACCCGCGCCACCCGACCTACGCGGGAGCGGTCGCCCTGGTCACCGTGAACGGGAAGGTGACCGCGAAGGTCGCGGTCGGGCACGCGCTGCGCTACGGCGCCGGGGCGGTCGAGCTGCCGGCCGCCCGGCGGGTGGCGATGCGCGCCGACTCGATCTTCGATCTCGCGTCGCTCACCAAGATCTACACCGCGATTCTGCTGCTCCAGCAGGTCGCCAAGGGCCGGATCGATCTGGACGCGCCGGTGGCACGTTACCTTCCGGCCTTCACCGGCAAGGGCAAGAGCAAGGTCACCGTACGGATGCTGCTCACCCACACCAGCGGACTGCCGGTCGGCGCCCCCGGGACCCTGCTCACCACCCCGCTGGTCAAGGGTGCGGTGCCCGGCGACGCGTACCGGTACTCCAGCGCCGGCCTGATGGTGGCCGCCGAACTGGTCGAGAAGGCGACCGGCACCGGCCTGGCCGCCGCGCTCAAAGCCGGCATCACCGGCCCGCTCGGCCTGCGCGACACCGGCTTCACCCCGCTGAAGTGGCTGAGCCGCGCGGACCGGGCGACCCGGCTGGTGGCCACCGACGCCCGCACCTCCCGCGGCCTGCTCCGCGGCATCGTGCACGACGACGTCGCCGCCCGGGCCGGTGGCGTCATCGGCAGCGCCGGCATCTTCGCCACCGCCGCCGACGTGGCCGCCGTGACGAACGCGCTGCTGGACGGCGACCTGCTCCCCGCCGACCTGACCCGGCAGATGCTCACCAACCAGAACCGGGGCCGGCCCGCGTACGACCCGGACCGCCCGGGCCGCCCCTCCGACCACGGGCTCGGCGTCACCCTGCGGCAGCGCTGGTTCATGGGCGGCCTCACCACCCCGGCCACCTTCGGCCACACCGGCTTCACCGGAACCTCGGTGCTGGCGCACCCCGGCCGCCGGCTGGTCCTGGTCCTGCTGACCAACCGCGCCCACCCCAACTGGAGCTGGGCGAATCCCGACCCGATGCGAGCAGAGGTGGCCGACGTGCTCGCCGGCCACCTCTGA
- a CDS encoding cellulase family glycosylhydrolase: MKRRLATLGAALLAAAAAVLFHVAPAYAATGLHVSGTDIVEANGQKFVMRGINHMHTWYTGQTNSFADIKAAGANTVRVVLSGGRWTANSAADVTNVINLCKANKLICVLENHDTTGYGEDAAAYSLDQAADYWIGLKSVLAGQEDYVVINIGNEPIGNTNAGQWTAATVAAIQKMRTNGFEHLLMIDAPNWGQDWQYVMRDNAQAVLDADTRDNTVLSIHMYAVFNTAASITAYLDHFESRGWPLVIGEFGWRFDSSQVDHETILAESVKRDLGYLGWSWAGNTDPILDMATNFNPAQLTTWGDRIFNGVNGIKATAKQATIFGGSSSPSPSNPSSPSPSNPPSDPPPSSPSPSSPPTGACTATYAVTGQWPGGFQGEVKITAGSAAINGWTVTWTYANGQTVTSHWGSIVTSSGSTVTARNASWNGRLAAGGSAAFGFLGSWTGTNSNPTVNCTATL, from the coding sequence ATGAAACGCCGACTCGCCACCCTCGGCGCCGCGCTGCTCGCGGCCGCCGCAGCCGTCCTCTTCCACGTCGCCCCCGCGTACGCCGCCACCGGCCTGCACGTGTCCGGCACCGACATCGTGGAGGCCAACGGCCAGAAGTTCGTGATGCGCGGCATCAACCACATGCACACCTGGTACACCGGCCAGACCAACTCGTTCGCCGACATCAAGGCGGCCGGCGCCAACACCGTACGGGTCGTGCTCAGCGGCGGCCGGTGGACCGCGAACAGCGCCGCCGACGTCACCAACGTGATCAACCTGTGTAAGGCGAACAAGCTGATCTGCGTGCTGGAGAACCACGACACCACCGGGTACGGCGAGGACGCCGCGGCGTACAGCCTGGACCAGGCGGCGGACTACTGGATCGGGCTCAAGAGCGTGCTCGCCGGCCAGGAGGACTACGTCGTCATCAACATCGGCAACGAGCCGATCGGCAACACCAACGCCGGCCAGTGGACCGCCGCGACCGTCGCCGCCATCCAGAAGATGCGCACCAACGGCTTCGAGCACCTGCTCATGATCGACGCGCCGAACTGGGGCCAGGACTGGCAGTACGTCATGCGCGACAACGCCCAGGCGGTCCTGGACGCCGACACCCGCGACAACACGGTGCTCTCCATCCACATGTACGCGGTGTTCAACACCGCCGCGTCCATCACCGCCTACCTCGACCACTTCGAGAGCCGCGGCTGGCCGCTGGTGATCGGCGAGTTCGGCTGGCGGTTCGACTCCAGCCAGGTCGACCACGAGACGATCCTGGCCGAGTCGGTCAAGCGGGATCTCGGCTATCTGGGCTGGTCGTGGGCCGGCAACACGGACCCGATCCTGGACATGGCCACCAACTTCAACCCGGCCCAGCTGACCACCTGGGGCGACCGCATCTTCAACGGCGTCAACGGGATCAAGGCCACCGCCAAGCAGGCCACGATCTTCGGGGGCTCCTCGTCCCCGTCGCCGAGCAACCCGTCCTCCCCGTCACCGAGCAACCCGCCGAGTGACCCGCCGCCGTCGTCGCCCAGCCCCAGCAGCCCGCCCACCGGCGCCTGCACCGCCACCTACGCGGTCACCGGCCAGTGGCCCGGCGGCTTCCAGGGCGAAGTCAAGATCACTGCGGGCAGCGCGGCGATCAACGGCTGGACCGTGACCTGGACCTACGCCAACGGCCAGACCGTCACCAGCCACTGGGGCTCGATCGTGACCAGCAGCGGCTCCACGGTCACCGCCCGCAACGCGAGCTGGAACGGCAGGCTCGCCGCCGGCGGCAGCGCCGCCTTCGGTTTCCTCGGCTCATGGACCGGAACCAACAGCAACCCCACGGTCAACTGCACAGCAACCCTTTGA
- a CDS encoding glycoside hydrolase family 13 protein, translating to MPGEWWRSAVIYQVYVWSFADSDGDGIGDLPGVRSRLPYLRDLGIDAVWLNPFYPSPQADNGYDVADYRDVDPRFGTLDDAAALIRDAHDLGLRIILDLVPNHTSDMHPWFVEALAAPPGSRERARYLFRDGGDLPPNNWISMFGGRAWTRVDSQWYLHLFAPEQPDLDWTNGEVRAEFEDILRFWFDLGADGFRIDVAHGLAKDPQMPDLGERQIATGPAPEGHPHWDLDEVHDVYRSWRALADSYPGDRVFVGEVWVQSLSRLARYLHPDELHTAFNFTFLLAPWSAGALRAAIDDSIGYLSVVGAPATWVLSNHDVVRHVTRYGGGALGYRRARAAALLMLALPGGAYVYQGEELGLPEVTDLPDEVRRDPTFARSGGADPGRDGCRVPLPWSGTSPSYGFGPGAASWLPQPAEWARLSVEQQTGDPDSMLTLYRSALRLRKELGDDGMTWLASGDDVLAFRRGPGFVCVVNVGDDPAVLPAEVRGGTLLLASGPALAGDTLPGATAAWYAVE from the coding sequence ATGCCCGGTGAGTGGTGGCGCAGCGCCGTCATCTACCAGGTGTACGTGTGGAGTTTCGCGGACTCCGACGGCGACGGGATCGGCGACCTGCCGGGTGTCCGGTCCCGCCTGCCGTACCTGCGTGACCTGGGGATCGACGCGGTCTGGCTGAACCCGTTCTACCCGTCGCCGCAGGCCGACAACGGGTACGACGTCGCCGACTACCGGGACGTGGACCCGCGGTTCGGCACCCTGGACGACGCGGCCGCGCTGATCCGTGACGCCCACGACCTGGGCCTGCGGATCATCCTCGACCTGGTGCCGAACCACACCTCCGACATGCACCCCTGGTTCGTCGAGGCGCTGGCCGCGCCACCCGGCAGCCGGGAGCGGGCCCGCTACCTGTTCCGCGACGGTGGCGACCTGCCCCCGAACAACTGGATCAGCATGTTCGGCGGCCGCGCCTGGACCCGCGTCGACTCCCAGTGGTACCTGCACCTGTTCGCCCCGGAACAGCCCGACCTGGACTGGACCAACGGGGAGGTGCGTGCCGAGTTCGAGGACATCCTGCGGTTCTGGTTCGACCTGGGCGCCGACGGGTTCCGCATCGACGTGGCGCACGGGCTGGCCAAGGACCCGCAGATGCCGGATCTGGGGGAGCGGCAGATCGCGACCGGCCCGGCGCCGGAGGGGCACCCGCACTGGGACCTCGACGAGGTGCACGACGTCTACCGGTCCTGGCGGGCGCTGGCCGACAGCTATCCGGGCGACCGGGTCTTCGTCGGTGAGGTGTGGGTGCAGAGCCTCAGCCGGCTCGCCCGGTACCTGCACCCGGACGAGCTGCACACCGCCTTCAACTTCACCTTTCTGCTGGCGCCGTGGTCGGCCGGGGCGCTGCGGGCGGCGATCGACGACAGCATCGGCTACCTGTCGGTGGTGGGCGCCCCGGCGACCTGGGTGCTCTCCAACCACGACGTGGTCCGGCATGTCACCCGGTACGGCGGCGGGGCGCTCGGCTATCGGCGGGCGCGGGCCGCGGCGCTGCTGATGCTCGCGCTGCCGGGTGGGGCGTACGTCTACCAGGGCGAGGAGCTCGGTCTGCCGGAGGTGACGGACCTGCCCGACGAGGTGCGGCGGGACCCGACCTTCGCCCGCAGCGGGGGAGCGGACCCGGGGCGGGACGGCTGCCGGGTGCCGTTGCCGTGGTCCGGCACGTCGCCGTCGTACGGCTTCGGGCCGGGCGCCGCGTCCTGGCTGCCGCAGCCGGCGGAGTGGGCCCGGCTCAGCGTCGAGCAGCAGACCGGCGACCCGGACTCGATGCTCACGCTCTACCGCTCGGCGCTGCGACTGCGCAAGGAGCTCGGGGACGACGGGATGACCTGGCTGGCCAGCGGCGACGACGTGCTGGCCTTCCGCCGTGGCCCGGGTTTCGTCTGCGTGGTCAACGTGGGCGACGACCCGGCGGTACTGCCGGCCGAGGTCCGCGGCGGCACGCTGCTGCTGGCCAGCGGTCCGGCCCTGGCCGGCGACACTCTCCCGGGGGCCACGGCGGCCTGGTACGCCGTGGAGTAA